One window from the genome of Nitrosospira multiformis encodes:
- a CDS encoding DedA family protein/thiosulfate sulfurtransferase GlpE, whose translation MNSLLQLIEQYGLTVVFFNVLIEQLGAPLPAYPTLVITGALLERSGYSAPLLLFIAVLAALIADFTWYLAGRRYGRKVMGILCRISLSPDSCVRQTESVYLRWGASSLLVAKFIPGFASIASALAGALGTRRISFIFFDGAGAALWAGSAIYLGSLFSTTIDDLLNVLEHMGTWGLVLIGVALLAFIARKWWQRDRFLKSLYMARISVDELHQLLQQGAAPTIVDVRSPLSQDEGRIPGAMAMSVEDLTLSTLDTTYDGEVVVYCSCPNEASAARVAKRLMKMGYSHVRPLAGGIDAWIAAGYSVESGNINPQ comes from the coding sequence ATGAATTCTCTCTTACAACTGATCGAGCAATATGGCCTGACTGTCGTATTCTTCAATGTGCTCATTGAGCAATTGGGTGCCCCGCTGCCGGCTTACCCCACGTTGGTCATCACCGGCGCCTTGTTGGAGCGCAGCGGCTATTCGGCGCCTTTGCTACTGTTCATCGCCGTACTTGCCGCATTAATTGCCGATTTCACGTGGTATCTGGCGGGAAGACGTTATGGTAGAAAGGTAATGGGGATACTTTGCCGTATTTCGCTATCACCGGACTCATGCGTGAGGCAAACTGAATCGGTGTATTTGCGTTGGGGAGCTTCGTCTTTGCTGGTTGCCAAGTTTATTCCTGGCTTCGCTTCGATCGCCAGTGCGCTCGCGGGCGCCCTCGGGACAAGGCGCATTAGTTTTATTTTCTTCGACGGCGCAGGCGCTGCGCTTTGGGCTGGATCGGCGATTTATCTAGGTTCGCTATTCAGCACGACGATAGATGACCTGTTGAACGTGCTCGAGCATATGGGAACGTGGGGTTTGGTCTTGATCGGCGTAGCGCTGCTCGCGTTTATCGCGAGAAAATGGTGGCAACGTGATCGCTTTCTGAAATCGTTGTACATGGCGCGTATATCGGTCGATGAACTTCACCAGTTGCTGCAGCAAGGCGCGGCTCCCACCATCGTTGATGTGCGCTCCCCGCTCTCGCAGGATGAAGGTCGTATTCCGGGCGCGATGGCGATGTCCGTCGAAGACCTGACCCTCTCTACCCTCGACACCACGTATGACGGTGAGGTTGTTGTGTATTGCTCGTGCCCGAATGAAGCGTCTGCCGCACGGGTCGCAAAGCGGCTTATGAAAATGGGCTACAGCCACGTGCGGCCATTGGCTGGCGGCATCGATGCATGGATTGCTGCCGGATACTCTGTCGAATCAGGGAACATTAACCCCCAATGA
- a CDS encoding MBL fold metallo-hydrolase — MKSLGKRSQGARLERMRASLLWAGDQFRNVHPIIPNLRDPNAAMPTLSEFLCGGERRVPRGPLPSMNPLDTWARRPASGLRATWLGHSTLLIEIDGIRVLTDPVWGLRASPSRLAGPKRFQPVPVPLRAMPPLDLVIVSHDHYDHLDYPTIRELAKRDVPFVTSLGVGAHLEAWGVQPERIVELDWWESHRLPNSELTVTATPSQHFSGRGLLHGRNTTLWSSLVIRSPRHTVFFSGDTGLTTEYQTIHERFGPFDLVMLEVGAFDPAWGDMHLGPKNALEALKLLGGGPFLPVHWGTFNLAMHAWDEPPETLLELGPKAGVQLVMPRLGNPIEPAHAEQVEPWWRDIDAVGRQSGPDAKRGVTMPKAMPWPID, encoded by the coding sequence ATGAAATCGCTGGGCAAAAGATCGCAGGGCGCGCGGCTGGAGCGTATGCGCGCATCCCTGCTATGGGCGGGCGACCAATTCCGGAACGTACATCCGATTATTCCGAATTTGCGGGATCCGAACGCCGCGATGCCGACGCTCAGCGAGTTTCTCTGCGGCGGCGAACGGCGTGTACCACGGGGGCCGCTGCCATCAATGAACCCGCTGGATACCTGGGCCAGGCGGCCGGCCAGCGGGTTGCGCGCCACCTGGCTCGGACATTCCACGCTTCTGATCGAGATCGATGGCATCCGTGTACTTACCGACCCGGTCTGGGGGTTGCGCGCATCGCCATCGCGGCTTGCCGGCCCCAAGCGGTTCCAGCCCGTTCCAGTCCCGTTGCGCGCCATGCCGCCGCTAGATCTGGTGATCGTTTCGCACGACCACTACGACCATCTCGACTATCCGACCATCCGCGAACTTGCCAAGCGCGACGTGCCGTTCGTGACTTCGCTCGGCGTCGGTGCGCACCTTGAAGCCTGGGGCGTGCAACCTGAGCGCATCGTCGAACTCGACTGGTGGGAATCGCACCGCTTGCCGAACAGCGAACTGACGGTGACCGCCACACCGTCGCAGCACTTTTCCGGACGCGGCCTGCTCCACGGCCGCAACACCACATTATGGTCCTCGCTCGTGATTCGCTCACCCCGTCACACGGTGTTCTTCAGTGGCGATACGGGCCTCACGACGGAATACCAGACTATCCACGAACGGTTTGGGCCGTTCGATCTGGTGATGCTGGAAGTGGGTGCTTTCGATCCTGCCTGGGGCGACATGCACCTGGGCCCGAAAAACGCGCTTGAGGCACTGAAACTGCTCGGCGGCGGTCCTTTCCTGCCTGTGCACTGGGGAACGTTCAACCTGGCGATGCACGCCTGGGACGAGCCCCCGGAAACCTTGCTGGAGCTGGGACCGAAAGCGGGCGTGCAACTGGTGATGCCGCGCCTCGGAAATCCGATTGAGCCAGCGCATGCGGAACAAGTTGAACCGTGGTGGCGCGATATCGACGCAGTCGGGCGCCAATCAGGGCCTGACGCAAAGAGGGGGGTCACTATGCCGAAGGCAATGCCATGGCCGATCGACTAA
- the glgX gene encoding glycogen debranching protein GlgX, with protein sequence MKVWPGNPYPLGATYDGAGTNFSLFSEVAERVELCLFDELDCEIRTDLPENAGHCWHGYFPDVGPGQRYGFRIHGPWAPEQGNRCNPAKLLADPYAKGIDGDVRWDEAVFPYLFADPNVRNDEDSAPFMPKCVVQQPFFDWSGDRLLQRPWHETIIYEMHVKGFTAQHPDIPPELRGTYAGLAHPAAIGYLKQLGVTAVELMPVHYFVHEKHLIDQGLHNYWGYNSISYFAPHSGYAADKRPGAASAEFKQMVKAMHQAGMEVILDVVYNHTAEGSHLGPVLCFKGIDNAYYYQLMADDRRHYRDYSGTGNSFNMRQPHVLQLIMDSLRYWVLEMHVDGFRFDLASALARELHEVQKLSAFFDLIQQDPVISQIKLIAEPWDLGEGGYQVGNFPPGWSEWNGKYRDCLRDFWRGHEETLSEFAHRFTGSPDLYAGNSRNPFASINFITAHDGFTLHDLVSYNDKHNLANGEDNRDGSDDNRSWNCGVEGATGDAGVLALRAQQQRNFLVTLMLSQGVPMLLAGDEFSRTQQGNNNAYCQDNEVSWIDWAGIDQDLCEFTRRLVAFRHAHPAFRRRRWFQGRAIHGADYSDIAWFSPAGEQASEEPWGGWLAKSLAIFINGETIPNPNARGEPVTDNSFYLIFNAHHEALDFTLPAARWGQSWLPVLNTTQGWVEDAIPLQAGARLTVAPRSMVLLQRQD encoded by the coding sequence GTGAAAGTCTGGCCCGGAAATCCCTATCCGCTCGGCGCTACCTACGATGGCGCGGGAACAAATTTCTCGCTGTTTTCGGAGGTTGCCGAGCGTGTTGAGCTTTGCCTGTTCGATGAACTGGATTGCGAAATCCGGACCGATCTGCCTGAGAACGCGGGTCATTGCTGGCACGGCTACTTTCCCGATGTCGGACCGGGGCAACGCTATGGCTTTCGCATACATGGGCCATGGGCGCCCGAGCAAGGGAATCGGTGCAATCCAGCCAAGCTCCTGGCGGATCCCTACGCCAAGGGCATTGATGGCGACGTTCGCTGGGACGAAGCGGTATTCCCTTACCTGTTCGCAGACCCCAATGTGCGCAATGACGAGGACAGCGCACCCTTCATGCCCAAGTGCGTCGTCCAGCAGCCTTTCTTCGATTGGTCGGGGGACCGCCTGCTGCAACGGCCCTGGCACGAAACCATTATCTATGAAATGCATGTCAAGGGATTCACGGCACAGCATCCGGACATACCGCCTGAATTGCGAGGCACCTACGCGGGCCTCGCTCATCCCGCCGCGATCGGGTATTTGAAACAGCTCGGCGTCACGGCTGTCGAGTTGATGCCGGTGCATTATTTCGTGCATGAGAAACACTTGATCGACCAGGGGTTACACAACTACTGGGGCTACAATTCCATTTCCTATTTCGCGCCGCACAGCGGCTATGCGGCTGATAAACGTCCGGGTGCCGCCAGCGCCGAATTCAAGCAGATGGTTAAGGCCATGCACCAGGCCGGCATGGAAGTCATCCTCGACGTGGTCTACAACCACACCGCCGAGGGCAGTCATCTGGGGCCGGTGCTGTGCTTCAAGGGCATCGACAATGCCTATTATTACCAATTGATGGCGGATGATCGCCGCCACTACAGGGACTACAGCGGCACCGGTAACTCCTTCAATATGCGCCAGCCTCACGTGCTGCAATTGATCATGGATTCGTTGCGTTACTGGGTACTGGAAATGCACGTGGATGGTTTCCGTTTCGATCTGGCCTCCGCACTGGCGCGCGAACTGCACGAAGTGCAAAAATTGTCCGCCTTCTTCGACCTCATTCAGCAGGATCCGGTCATCAGCCAGATCAAGCTGATTGCCGAACCTTGGGATCTCGGCGAGGGGGGGTACCAGGTTGGCAATTTCCCGCCGGGCTGGTCGGAGTGGAACGGCAAGTATCGCGATTGTCTGCGCGACTTCTGGCGCGGCCATGAAGAGACGCTCAGCGAGTTCGCGCACCGTTTCACCGGCAGCCCGGATCTTTACGCCGGCAATTCGCGCAATCCTTTTGCCAGCATCAATTTCATCACGGCACACGACGGTTTTACGCTTCACGATCTGGTGTCTTACAATGACAAACACAATCTGGCCAACGGCGAAGATAACCGCGACGGGAGCGACGACAATCGTTCCTGGAACTGCGGTGTCGAGGGTGCCACCGGCGATGCCGGGGTGCTTGCTCTTCGTGCCCAGCAGCAGCGCAATTTTCTGGTCACGCTCATGTTGTCGCAAGGCGTGCCCATGCTGCTCGCCGGGGATGAATTCAGCCGTACGCAGCAGGGTAACAACAATGCCTATTGCCAGGATAACGAAGTTTCCTGGATTGACTGGGCCGGCATTGACCAGGATTTATGCGAATTCACCAGGCGCCTTGTCGCTTTCCGCCATGCCCATCCGGCCTTTCGCCGCCGCCGCTGGTTCCAGGGGCGGGCCATTCATGGTGCGGACTATAGCGATATTGCCTGGTTCAGTCCCGCAGGCGAGCAGGCGAGCGAGGAGCCATGGGGTGGGTGGCTCGCTAAAAGCCTGGCAATTTTCATCAATGGCGAAACCATTCCCAACCCCAATGCCCGTGGCGAACCGGTTACCGACAATAGTTTCTACCTGATCTTCAATGCTCATCACGAAGCGCTGGACTTTACTCTACCTGCGGCCCGCTGGGGTCAAAGCTGGCTGCCTGTGCTTAATACCACTCAAGGCTGGGTTGAAGATGCCATCCCGCTTCAGGCTGGCGCCAGGCTGACGGTGGCGCCACGGTCTATGGTACTGTTGCAGCGCCAGGACTGA
- a CDS encoding glucose-1-phosphate adenylyltransferase, whose protein sequence is MAFVMAGGEGSRLRPLTADRCKPAVPFGSRYRIVDFVLTNLVNSDIRSIYLLVQYKPQSLIEHIRKAWTVSTLFSEQFVTVVPPQMTSERALFGGTSDAVYQSLNLMDMHRPDLVAVFGADHIYRMDVQQMVRFHRENDADISVAALPVPLEQASNFGIIETDTSGRITGFQEKPEQARPMPNDPQRAYASMGNYLFNADVLRATLENAHKDGATDFGHHVLPRLSQSHQVFAYDFATNEVPDTKPYEEKGYWRDVGTLDTYFEAHRDMLGLEPRFDLFNPQWPIFSSYYQGPTSWVTSGELDNVLLGAANIIRNAKIRNSILRREVMVEPGAQIEDCVIMDYVRIGRGAKLRHVIVDRHNVIPAGAEIGFDLARDREKYHVTEGGLVIVPLGDVRYYSREERRIGAGYSD, encoded by the coding sequence ATGGCTTTTGTCATGGCGGGCGGCGAGGGTTCACGCCTGCGGCCATTGACGGCAGATCGTTGCAAGCCGGCGGTGCCGTTCGGGAGCCGCTACCGTATCGTAGATTTCGTCCTCACCAATCTGGTGAACTCCGACATTCGTTCAATCTATCTTCTGGTGCAGTACAAGCCGCAATCTCTCATCGAGCATATCCGCAAGGCGTGGACGGTTTCCACCCTGTTTTCCGAGCAGTTCGTCACCGTGGTGCCGCCGCAGATGACATCGGAACGTGCACTCTTCGGCGGCACGTCGGATGCCGTATATCAGAGCCTGAACCTGATGGACATGCACCGGCCGGACCTGGTGGCGGTATTTGGTGCGGACCATATCTACCGCATGGATGTTCAGCAGATGGTGCGCTTCCACCGTGAGAACGACGCGGATATCAGCGTGGCCGCACTTCCCGTACCGCTGGAACAGGCTTCGAACTTCGGCATTATCGAAACCGATACGTCGGGGCGCATTACCGGCTTTCAGGAAAAGCCCGAACAAGCGCGGCCAATGCCGAATGATCCGCAACGCGCCTATGCGTCCATGGGCAATTATCTATTCAATGCGGATGTTCTGAGGGCGACGCTGGAGAATGCGCACAAGGATGGCGCGACTGATTTCGGCCATCATGTGCTTCCACGCCTGTCCCAGTCCCATCAGGTGTTCGCCTACGACTTTGCGACCAATGAAGTGCCTGATACCAAGCCCTATGAGGAAAAAGGCTACTGGCGCGATGTGGGAACACTCGATACCTATTTCGAAGCGCATCGGGACATGCTCGGCCTGGAGCCGCGCTTTGATCTTTTCAATCCGCAGTGGCCAATTTTTTCCAGCTATTACCAGGGACCGACCTCCTGGGTGACGTCTGGCGAACTCGACAATGTTCTATTGGGGGCGGCAAACATCATAAGAAACGCAAAGATACGCAATTCGATCCTCCGGCGGGAAGTCATGGTTGAGCCGGGGGCGCAGATCGAAGACTGCGTTATCATGGATTATGTACGCATCGGGCGCGGAGCGAAGCTGCGTCACGTGATCGTTGACCGGCACAATGTGATTCCCGCTGGTGCAGAGATCGGCTTCGATCTTGCACGCGATCGAGAAAAATATCACGTCACCGAAGGCGGGCTGGTAATCGTGCCGTTGGGCGACGTGCGCTATTACTCCAGGGAAGAAAGGAGGATAGGTGCCGGGTATTCCGATTAG
- a CDS encoding GGDEF domain-containing protein — MNERHAPYLMDTKATFDCATFGFDNARIQEALSVLGLHAEHAKLAERIRSEATEGEAEALVHSCCVALARERSFALIERSMGIECFTQTWTRHLRDYGQDFDTPKYFGERLAIAAAFVRAKIPLGILQLQHSLTQQALINNLSVKFADDTATLRPLIDCILKLNSLDVYLSAEGYRLPQIDELRKALTRLRKETSHWHQEASTDQLTGLMRYNTLMETLDHHINMAHRGHDGRSGSPLCVAMIDLDFFKKINDTHGHVVGDFVLKHVAGRIQAAVRDFDMVGRFGGEEFVIIMTSTHLELAKVIAERIRKGVMETPLHLKELSIPVTISVGVAMLRPGERKETLIERADKAMYKAKEAGRNRVMLAKDTGGTGDTGDSETLPEL; from the coding sequence ATGAATGAGCGCCACGCTCCATATCTGATGGACACTAAAGCCACATTCGATTGCGCCACATTTGGATTTGACAACGCGCGAATCCAGGAGGCGCTGTCGGTACTGGGGCTGCATGCCGAACATGCCAAACTGGCGGAGCGCATACGGAGCGAAGCCACGGAGGGAGAAGCCGAGGCGCTGGTGCATTCCTGCTGCGTCGCGCTTGCGCGCGAGCGAAGTTTCGCGTTGATCGAGCGGAGTATGGGTATCGAATGCTTCACGCAAACATGGACCCGGCATTTACGGGACTACGGCCAGGACTTCGATACCCCGAAGTATTTTGGAGAACGGCTGGCCATCGCCGCCGCTTTCGTTCGCGCAAAAATTCCCCTGGGGATTCTGCAGCTACAGCATAGCCTCACGCAGCAAGCACTGATAAACAATCTATCGGTCAAATTCGCGGACGATACGGCAACCCTGCGCCCCCTCATCGACTGCATTTTGAAACTCAACTCCCTGGACGTCTACCTCAGTGCCGAAGGTTATCGTCTTCCACAAATTGACGAACTGCGAAAGGCGCTCACCAGGCTGCGCAAGGAAACATCCCACTGGCATCAGGAAGCTTCGACTGATCAACTCACGGGCTTGATGCGCTATAACACGCTGATGGAGACCCTTGATCACCATATCAATATGGCGCACAGGGGGCACGATGGCCGGAGCGGCAGCCCGCTGTGCGTGGCGATGATCGATCTCGATTTCTTCAAGAAAATTAACGATACCCACGGGCACGTGGTGGGCGACTTCGTCCTCAAGCATGTGGCGGGACGGATTCAGGCGGCGGTGCGGGACTTCGACATGGTTGGCAGATTCGGCGGGGAAGAATTCGTTATTATCATGACGAGCACCCATCTGGAATTGGCAAAGGTCATCGCGGAGCGGATACGCAAAGGGGTGATGGAAACGCCGTTGCATCTGAAGGAACTCAGCATCCCGGTAACCATCAGTGTTGGCGTGGCGATGTTGAGGCCAGGCGAGCGCAAGGAAACATTGATTGAGCGTGCGGATAAGGCAATGTACAAAGCAAAGGAAGCGGGGCGCAATCGGGTAATGCTCGCCAAAGATACCGGCGGCACTGGCGATACCGGCGATTCGGAAACGCTGCCCGAATTGTAG
- the pyk gene encoding pyruvate kinase, which translates to MIPHSWQRTKIVCTLGPATDSPGVIEQLIEYGMDVARVNASHGDHADHARRIERVRNAAHALGQPVAILIDLPGPKFRIGDLPDDFRKLTEGAIVRLTAEGGIAEEGGGAEEYNTLLPVRDPELLQALRAGESVFLADGSIELRVRTTTAACVQCEVIIGGTVRSGSGINVPESILSELVPTDDDRRHLAFAVAQEIEWVGVSFVQSAGDLARVRACLPSGPGPGAQPLLMAKIEKRQALADLDAIVEASDGVMVARGDLGVETDLAEIPVVQKRIIAAANAHGRPVVTATQMLESMVEREHPTRAEATDVANAVLDGTDAVMLSAETAIGQFPIAAVRFLARVLTATEKGYSLRMAHDRMRATDMPSSPDQPGNALSFAACQLAARLSARAIIVPAHTMAAALAIARFRPQAPLIVVASSMRLYRSLALVRGVSPLLSAAVFGTGTRTGTGPQACLVQAGEWLVSQGLAELGDQVVLVSASSSACERADTLRTIRLSLDGSTG; encoded by the coding sequence ATGATTCCCCACAGCTGGCAGCGAACCAAGATCGTATGTACGCTGGGCCCTGCGACGGACTCCCCCGGCGTTATCGAGCAACTGATCGAGTACGGCATGGATGTTGCGCGCGTGAATGCCTCGCACGGCGATCATGCCGATCATGCGCGGCGCATTGAGCGGGTGCGTAACGCAGCTCATGCGCTCGGCCAGCCGGTGGCTATTCTCATTGATCTGCCGGGTCCGAAATTCCGCATTGGCGATCTGCCGGATGATTTTCGCAAGCTGACCGAAGGTGCGATAGTCAGGCTGACTGCGGAAGGCGGCATCGCGGAGGAGGGCGGTGGTGCGGAAGAGTACAACACTCTTTTGCCAGTGCGAGACCCGGAGCTGCTTCAGGCGCTCCGTGCGGGAGAGTCGGTGTTTCTGGCCGATGGCTCGATCGAGCTGCGCGTCAGAACCACGACTGCCGCCTGCGTCCAGTGCGAAGTGATCATCGGCGGCACTGTGCGCTCCGGCTCCGGGATCAACGTTCCCGAATCAATTCTGAGCGAGCTGGTGCCTACCGATGATGACCGGCGTCATCTCGCATTCGCGGTGGCGCAAGAGATTGAATGGGTCGGCGTGTCGTTTGTGCAATCGGCCGGCGATCTTGCGCGGGTGCGGGCATGCCTGCCGTCTGGACCGGGTCCGGGGGCGCAGCCGCTGCTGATGGCCAAGATAGAGAAGCGCCAGGCACTCGCGGATCTCGATGCGATTGTGGAAGCGTCCGACGGCGTGATGGTCGCGCGCGGTGATCTGGGAGTCGAGACCGATCTCGCCGAGATACCGGTGGTGCAGAAGCGTATTATCGCGGCGGCCAATGCGCACGGGCGCCCGGTAGTCACCGCCACGCAGATGCTCGAGTCGATGGTGGAGCGCGAACATCCGACACGGGCCGAAGCCACCGACGTGGCCAACGCGGTACTCGATGGAACGGATGCCGTGATGCTCTCTGCCGAGACAGCCATCGGTCAATTTCCCATCGCCGCCGTACGGTTTCTTGCCCGCGTGCTCACGGCGACGGAGAAGGGATATAGCTTGCGCATGGCACATGACCGGATGCGGGCGACGGACATGCCCAGTTCCCCGGATCAGCCGGGCAATGCCCTGAGCTTCGCCGCCTGCCAGCTTGCTGCGCGGCTCAGCGCCCGGGCCATCATCGTGCCCGCCCATACCATGGCAGCGGCGCTGGCGATTGCCCGTTTCCGCCCTCAGGCGCCGCTTATCGTCGTGGCAAGTTCCATGAGATTGTATCGGAGCCTGGCGCTGGTGCGCGGGGTTTCGCCGCTTCTTTCCGCTGCCGTATTTGGTACTGGAACCCGCACTGGAACCGGGCCGCAGGCTTGTCTGGTTCAAGCCGGAGAGTGGCTGGTCTCGCAGGGTCTGGCGGAACTCGGCGATCAGGTTGTGCTGGTCTCCGCTTCCAGTAGCGCTTGCGAAAGAGCCGACACGCTCCGGACGATCCGCTTGAGTCTGGATGGGAGTACCGGATAG
- a CDS encoding di-heme-cytochrome C peroxidase, protein MAFTSAMLAPPPSSAAAPLPIDQGKEWTASAQKDFYSRDQGSRIMPLSWIAALKQPNGEPFMADSLSRYGYLPNKASHPPGLPVGFTVGSGSNGQEIGMNCSACHTRQIEVNGSLYRIDGGPGIVDFQSFLADLDKAVNTVLTNQQAFTEFARAVLGPSPTSADKTKLGQALQAWYLPYHTLMKGALPTPPWGPARLDAVAMIFNRLTGLDIGPPPTYMIPENIKPATAPVRYPFLWNAAIQDKTQWPGFAGNGNNILGLARNLGEVYGVFGVFHPKKDAWRLLGIDYLHNNSANFQGLDALEDLIRKIGPPRWPWKVDQALATKGKAIFARKTDQGGCVECHGISPGQTRFFEQKTWATPVLDVGTDSREYDILGWTVKTGVLEGAKIPFLAQPLKPVDTAFNVLGLSVIGSILQHYVPVLMKAEDQAQVKGMQSPFTPETESLKDAFKAPAPTTPSYAYESRVLEGIWAAAPYLHNGSVPSLAELLKPAAERVSSFKVGPAYDLVNVGLAVDQTKFDYTLQTTDCSDRNSGNSRCGHEFGTTLSADEKKALLEYLKTL, encoded by the coding sequence ATGGCGTTCACGTCCGCTATGCTCGCGCCGCCGCCTTCATCCGCGGCGGCTCCGCTACCCATTGATCAGGGAAAGGAGTGGACGGCTTCCGCCCAAAAAGACTTCTACAGCCGTGACCAGGGTTCACGGATCATGCCGCTTAGCTGGATCGCGGCGTTGAAACAGCCGAATGGCGAGCCTTTTATGGCCGATAGTCTTAGCCGCTATGGTTATTTGCCCAACAAGGCGAGTCACCCACCCGGGCTGCCGGTCGGCTTTACCGTCGGCAGCGGAAGTAACGGCCAGGAGATTGGCATGAATTGCTCCGCATGCCATACGCGCCAGATTGAAGTCAATGGCAGTCTCTACCGGATCGACGGGGGTCCGGGTATTGTCGACTTTCAGAGTTTCCTTGCCGATCTTGATAAGGCGGTAAACACCGTGCTGACGAATCAACAGGCATTTACGGAATTTGCCCGTGCCGTGCTGGGTCCGTCGCCAACTTCGGCCGACAAGACGAAGCTGGGCCAGGCGCTGCAAGCCTGGTATCTGCCTTATCACACGTTAATGAAAGGCGCGCTGCCCACCCCGCCCTGGGGACCGGCACGGCTCGATGCCGTAGCGATGATTTTTAACCGGCTCACGGGGCTCGACATCGGTCCGCCGCCCACTTATATGATCCCCGAAAATATCAAACCCGCCACCGCGCCGGTGCGCTATCCATTCCTCTGGAATGCCGCGATTCAGGACAAAACCCAGTGGCCCGGCTTTGCCGGGAATGGCAATAATATCCTGGGACTCGCTCGTAATCTGGGTGAAGTTTACGGGGTTTTCGGCGTTTTCCATCCTAAGAAAGATGCGTGGCGACTGCTTGGAATCGACTACCTGCATAATAATTCAGCCAATTTCCAGGGACTCGACGCGCTGGAGGACCTGATTCGTAAAATTGGACCGCCCAGATGGCCGTGGAAAGTAGACCAGGCGCTTGCCACCAAGGGCAAGGCAATCTTTGCACGCAAGACTGATCAAGGCGGCTGCGTCGAATGCCATGGAATCAGCCCTGGGCAGACCCGGTTCTTCGAGCAGAAAACCTGGGCCACACCGGTTCTGGATGTCGGCACCGATTCCAGGGAATATGACATTCTTGGCTGGACCGTAAAGACCGGCGTGCTTGAAGGGGCAAAAATCCCCTTTCTCGCCCAGCCTCTCAAACCGGTCGACACGGCCTTCAACGTTCTGGGATTATCGGTAATCGGCTCCATTCTCCAGCATTACGTTCCGGTATTGATGAAGGCGGAAGATCAGGCACAGGTGAAGGGCATGCAATCGCCATTTACGCCCGAAACCGAATCTCTCAAGGATGCATTCAAGGCACCGGCGCCCACAACACCCTCCTATGCCTATGAATCCCGGGTACTTGAAGGAATCTGGGCAGCTGCTCCCTATCTGCACAATGGATCGGTGCCATCGCTGGCCGAATTGCTGAAGCCTGCAGCCGAAAGGGTCAGTTCATTCAAGGTTGGCCCTGCTTACGACCTGGTCAATGTCGGCCTTGCTGTCGATCAGACCAAGTTCGACTATACATTGCAGACCACGGATTGCAGCGACCGGAATTCGGGAAACAGCCGCTGCGGCCACGAATTCGGCACCACGCTTTCGGCGGACGAGAAAAAAGCGTTGCTCGAATACCTCAAAACGCTTTAA